The following DNA comes from Halorhabdus tiamatea SARL4B.
GCGATGTCTTGGTCGAGGATGAAGTCAGACAGATCGGGGACAGCACTCGGCGATTCTGCGAGGTGATACGCGGCAATCTGGTTGTGGGTTTTCCCGCCACCGAAGCTGGTGTCGAGTCGGAGAATGCCGTTCGTGCCGGTGTAGTCGTCGTTATGTGCGCCGACGAAACGGGTTGCGAGACGCGTGAGAAGCTCCTGCAGACCGCTAGTGGGGTAGGTTTTCTCGAAGAAGAGTCGAGGGTCCGCGTAGACATCAGGAGCGTCGTCGCTGTGGGCGACGTCCGCGAGGCTAGCCGCGAATTGGTCCTCAGCGAGTTCACCGGTGAGAACGTCCTGTCGAGGTTCGCAGGAGTCGAAAATACTCGGCGGGCGATTCGTCGTGCCGGTGGTTGTGGGCGTATCGCTCATTCGTTTGTCGAGGTGGTTTCGTTGGTGCGTTCTTTGAGGAGCGTCTTGATTACTGAATCGAGGGACGTGTGGTCTTCCTCGTCCTTGATCTCCTCTAGCTGTTCTTTCGTCCAGTCCTGTACCCGTATCATCGGCATAATTGTATCACGAAATGTCCGGTCCCCTGAGTTTCGCGCACAGTAGGTTATCACGATGTATACAGACAGTAGACTTAGTCATTTGGTATATTAAAGATGAGTAGAGTGCAACAAGCCTGAGGTTCGACTATGATACTGTCCCTCTGGCCAATCTCACATTCAATCCCGAGCTATTAGCCATCTCTTTGTAGCTCCAATTAGACTCGGACAATATGCCGAAGCCAGATATTGAAGTCCTCGACGACGGCGACGCTTATCCATATTCATCGCATATCAGCGTAGACGGTACAGAACTCAAGCTGGGCGATCTTCTCCTCATGTTTGATTCTCCCGACGACACTGGTGTCAGCATTTTCGAGCGTGTCTATGGGTTTACTTGGCCGGGAGTTATCACTCACGTCGTTGATCGGCCGGTTCCTGCTGAGTTCCACAATTTCGAGGACTTTGCTTCGGATCTCGACAGCGGGAAGATTGCGGTCGCCAGCAAACGCGAACAAACGAGCTTCTTCGTCGACGAAGACACCGTCCGCACTATCACCCTCTACCGATACCAGTACCAGGGCGGATGGCAGCCGATTGTGATTGATGAGCGACGAGATCCACTTGAGAACACACCCTTCAATGAATCAATTACTCTCTGTGAGGATGGAGAGCAGGTAATTGAAGAACTACTCGGGACGAGTTCCCCTGAGGAGGAGCAGGAGGCTCAGCATATCCGCGACTTTCTGTGGTCTGCTGGCTATCAGCTAGACTCAATTCCTAATTCGGATGGCTCTCCAGATTGACCCGTTCGAACGCTTCGGTCTCGCCAACCTTACGCTCCAGTAGCGAGGCGAGGTTGTCGTTCGCGGTAGCGAATATGATCTGTCGATCTCCCCGGACTGCAAGTTCAATCACGAGATTGAAGAACGATAGCGTATTGAGCTCGTCCAAGTGAGCGAACGGTTCGTCTAGCAGCATCAGCGGCGGCGCAGAGTCGTGTGCCAGGTTGTTGGTGACAAATATAGCCAACACGAGTGCCGTCCGCTGCCCAGAACTCATCTCATCTATTCCTACTACCTCCCCACTTTCTCGCCGAACGACCTGAAGTTCTTTGTTGTCGTCAGTGAGTTCGACGCGCTTGAAGTCGTAGGGGCGCTGGAATACTTTGAACAGTATCGTGACTATCTCGGTATACTCTCCGAGCACCTTGTCGAGACTCTTCTCAACTCCCACGAACGTTTCCCAGAGGTGCTTTCGCGCCACCTCCAATTGTTCAATACGATCTTTCAGACGGTCAATCTTCTCTGCCTTTGTGTCAATTTCGTCTGATAGCTTCGAGGCTGGCTTTGATTCGGCGGCTTCCGCCGCCTCTTCGACTGCAAACTCAATCGTCCGAAGGTCAGACTTGACCGCGGGGCTGGCATCGAGCAGTTCTTCCGGCCATTGATTTTCCAGAACGTCAAGTCCCTGCTGAACGGCCGACAGTCGATCCTCACAGTCGTCGATCTGTCGCTGTATCTCTGTACCGGGATCGAAGTCACGCATCTCCGAAGTTTGCTCTGCGATGCCGCTTTCGATCTCATCTATTACGCTTGATAGTACCACATCAGCCGAACGGTTGTAGACCGTCTGGTCCTGTGTTAGACTAGCAATGGCCTCCACCGTCTCAGGAGTCGTCTTGGGAGACAGGGTTCCCTCTTCACCGTCCGCCACGAAACCGAACAGCCGCGGGACGTCGTCGAGGCCACACAGTTGGTTCCTGTACCGACGGATGTCGTCGTTAATGGCCGCCAGGTTGCCACTCTCGACTACCTCTAGCGCCTGGTCAACATTCTCCAGCGACTCAATAAGGCTCTCCGGAACACCGCCCGCGTCGTGTGTGTGTTCGGGCTCTTCGCGTGTCCGGATGTCCTCGGCAGACTGTTCGACGTAACAGGCTGGGCAGTGTTGAACGTCTTCATCGTCGGTGATCTCGAGGTACTCCTCCGTATCCGTGCGGATCTGCTCACGGAGTTCTCTCCGACGTTCCTCAAGATCACCGAGCTCTACTAGTCGGTCGCGGGTTTTCTCCAAATCTTCGTGCTGTTCACGTAGTGCCGACTCGAAAATCGCATACCACGGCTCGGCGGACTGTATAGACTCGACCTCGTTAATTTTGAGATCCGTCTCTTCGATTCCCCGGACGAGTCGCCGTATATCCTCGCAGCTGATTCCATTGGCAACGAAGAGGAGTCCAGTGAAGAACGTCGAAAACGGCAGTTCTACGGTGTCCTCGGACTTAGCTTGTTTCGCGACCTTGACGACCCGTCGACGCTCGTCTTTCAGATCCCGGATATTGTTGAGATCCTTCCTTTGCTGATTGAGAAGGTCCACCTCGTCGTTCAGTCTCGACCGTAGGTCGCGGGTAGTCTCCCAGGCCAGATCTGACACCGTAGCGTCGAGTGCTCTCTCAAGCTGTTCGAACCGTCGCATCCAGTCTCGCCACCGAGAGATCCGATCACTTGGCGGCACCTCATCTTCATGTTCGCCTTCGTTCTCGACGAGCGCAGACGCTGCCGACGAAAGGTCGCGTCGGGCGCTTCCGAGCGTCGAGAGTGCTTTTTTCACCTCGTTTCGCCGGCCTTGGAGTTTGTCTCGTTCCGCTTCGACCTCTTCGATATCTTCTTCCGCATCCTCGATTTTCCCGTCGAGCAGGTCTAGAAGCTTGTCCTTCTCTTTCGTGGCATACGCGAGATCTTCGCCGTAGAGGAAGTTCCTAAATACTCGCTCGATCTCCAAGTTGGTCGACGGTTCGAGCAGTCGCGTCGTCTCGCCGGCCTCGTGATAGTTGACCCGGTAGAACTCGACGTGCCGTCTCGCTGGCCCTTGCGGCCGGAACCCGAACCAGTCGGCGATTCTATTGTTGATTGACTTCGAATCCATAGGAAGCGGTTCGTCATCATCCTCTAGCGTGACACTCAGCCCGTCGTAGGAGTCGACACGCTCGTCGTCACGTCGGGTCTGACCGACGAGTCCCATCGTGATCCCGTCGAGTATGCTCGTCTTCCCGCTCCCATTACGGCCGTATAGGAGTGTGAATTGCGACGCCTCAAGCTCCCGTCTGGACGCGTCTTTTCGGAAGTCTCCCAGTTCGACAGTGTTGACTGCCGATGGACGATCGTTGGTCGTCGGTGACGCCGACTGGACGTGAATGTCTCCGACATCATCGATATCAATTTCTAACAGTCGTTCGAACTTCTGGTCAATACTGGTCTTCTGATCGAACAAGAACCCCAGACCGTTGCCGGTCACCCGCTGGATGAGTGCATGGCGCCCGAATTCGTCGTTCACCTCGGATAGTGCCCTACGGCTGTGCTCCAGCGGCCGGAGGAACTCCTCTAGCGATTCGCAGGGGACACACCGCCGGATGGCGAATTTCGTCTTTCTCTCAAATTTGCGGCGAAACTCGGTGTCAGGCTTACTCTCGTCCTCGTAGACCCAGAAAAGCTGAATGTTCCATTGGTTCGGCGTATCGTCGTCGTAGAACTCCAATTCAAGCTGTCGTGTGTCTATATCCAGTAGCGTCTCCCAGTCGTGATCGTTATCACCCAGCAGTCGCACGAACAACACCTCGTCATCGAACCCTTGTTCCCGAGTCCGTTCTATTCGATACAGCGGACCCGGGCTCTCTATACCTTCCGGCTCGTCAGCGCTGTCTTCCCTCGGTTGGACTGTAGTTAACTCTCCAGCCTCTTCCAGCTCTGCGGGGATATCGGTCATCGGTTCACCTCTACAAATTTGACTTGCGAACCACTCGCAGTGACGTCTTCTGGTTCAACCTTGCCATTTGTCACGT
Coding sequences within:
- a CDS encoding AAA family ATPase, whose protein sequence is MTDIPAELEEAGELTTVQPREDSADEPEGIESPGPLYRIERTREQGFDDEVLFVRLLGDNDHDWETLLDIDTRQLELEFYDDDTPNQWNIQLFWVYEDESKPDTEFRRKFERKTKFAIRRCVPCESLEEFLRPLEHSRRALSEVNDEFGRHALIQRVTGNGLGFLFDQKTSIDQKFERLLEIDIDDVGDIHVQSASPTTNDRPSAVNTVELGDFRKDASRRELEASQFTLLYGRNGSGKTSILDGITMGLVGQTRRDDERVDSYDGLSVTLEDDDEPLPMDSKSINNRIADWFGFRPQGPARRHVEFYRVNYHEAGETTRLLEPSTNLEIERVFRNFLYGEDLAYATKEKDKLLDLLDGKIEDAEEDIEEVEAERDKLQGRRNEVKKALSTLGSARRDLSSAASALVENEGEHEDEVPPSDRISRWRDWMRRFEQLERALDATVSDLAWETTRDLRSRLNDEVDLLNQQRKDLNNIRDLKDERRRVVKVAKQAKSEDTVELPFSTFFTGLLFVANGISCEDIRRLVRGIEETDLKINEVESIQSAEPWYAIFESALREQHEDLEKTRDRLVELGDLEERRRELREQIRTDTEEYLEITDDEDVQHCPACYVEQSAEDIRTREEPEHTHDAGGVPESLIESLENVDQALEVVESGNLAAINDDIRRYRNQLCGLDDVPRLFGFVADGEEGTLSPKTTPETVEAIASLTQDQTVYNRSADVVLSSVIDEIESGIAEQTSEMRDFDPGTEIQRQIDDCEDRLSAVQQGLDVLENQWPEELLDASPAVKSDLRTIEFAVEEAAEAAESKPASKLSDEIDTKAEKIDRLKDRIEQLEVARKHLWETFVGVEKSLDKVLGEYTEIVTILFKVFQRPYDFKRVELTDDNKELQVVRRESGEVVGIDEMSSGQRTALVLAIFVTNNLAHDSAPPLMLLDEPFAHLDELNTLSFFNLVIELAVRGDRQIIFATANDNLASLLERKVGETEAFERVNLESHPN